A single Drosophila ananassae strain 14024-0371.13 chromosome 3L, ASM1763931v2, whole genome shotgun sequence DNA region contains:
- the LOC26514127 gene encoding uncharacterized protein LOC26514127: protein MPTLRNSLIVLYKDIADNVKTNVETLKRQRINDTFVFMELEKSCKLIAFFEAVMALLQIIFIFRKGHYAPNSPYFLWVPGEREQIDLDVLNKRTRMRTNFHFTIGLNLITILNSLLLYIGTIKKYFVCLYLWIYISLFTLAMCTLNNTILNFKTEQIYLGAISLLFECYCIFIVICLILSYRDQLEDSKTEKPEMESESDSDFAE from the exons ATGCCAACTCTAAGAAACAGCCTCATCGTCCTTTATAAGGATATCGCTGATAACGTCAAGACAAATGTGGAGACCTTGAAACGTCAACGAATAAACGATACCTTCGTTTTTATGGAACTTGAAAAAAGCTGTAAGCTTATAGCTTTTTTCGAAGCCGTGATGGCACTTCTGCAAATAATCTTCATCTTTCGAAAAGGACATTACGCACCCAACTCGCCGTATTTCCTGTGGGTGCCTGGGGAACGCGAACAAATCGATCTGGATGTTCTAAACAAACGTACGCGTATGCGAACTAATTTTCATTTCACCATCGGACTAAACTTGATTACGATTCTCAATTCTTTGCTTCTCTATATAGGAACCATAAAG AAATACTTTGTCTGCCTCTACCTTTGGATCTATATCAGCCTGTTTACATTGGCTATGTGCACTCTAAACAACACCATTCTCAACTTTAAAACAGAGCAAATATACCTAGGAGCTATATCATTGT TATTTGAATGCTATTGTATCTTTATTGTGATTTGTTTGATATTAAGTTACCGGGATCAGTTGGAGGACTCTAAAACTGAAAAACCTGAAATGGAATCCGAATCTGATTCCGATTTTGcagaataa
- the LOC6494731 gene encoding uncharacterized protein LOC6494731 has protein sequence MSYISKRLASQDSINGLNSFCYFFDLKTGCKLIAVFDALIALLQLYRINVAETVEMATSPEPPSSGYAFLVTREPEVDMFGSPVETNRPQPVHNMTSYWLRVLCSVTVLKSILLFAGTQWDHISLLVAWILLTAFMGSFSFFFNLFGDTDFIVILTQCLSTTLEIYFVLVVYSLTRKIWEKSNGSASETEVLYTQAAEA, from the exons ATGTCGTACATTAGCAAACGGTTAGCCAGCCAGGACTCGATAAACGGACTCAATAgcttttgctattttttcGACTTGAAAACGGGCTGCAAACTGATCGCTGTCTTCGATGCCCTCATCGCTTTGTTGCAACTCTACAGGATTAACGTGGCTGAAACGGTGGAAATGGCTACTTCTCCTGAACCGCCCAGTTCGGGATATGCGTTTCTGGTCACAAGGGAGCCCGAGGTAGACATGTTTGGGTCACCAGTGGAAACAAATCGGCCACAACCGGTTCATAATATGACTTCCTATTGGTTGAGGGTCCTCTGCTCGGTTACCGTGTTGAAGTCCATACTGCTCTTCGCAGGAACGCAATGG GATCATATATCCTTACTCGTAGCTTGGATTCTCCTTACCGCTTTTATGGGAAGCTTTAGCTTTTTCTTTAACCTCTTCGGTGACACTGATTTCATTGTGATTCTAACCCAATGCCTTTCCACTA CTCTTGAAATATATTTCGTCCTGGTAGTTTATTCATTGACAAGAAAGATATGGGAAAAGTCGAATGGCAGTGCCTCGGAAACGGAAGTGCTCTACACCCAAGCTGCAGAGGCGTAG